The following nucleotide sequence is from Triticum dicoccoides isolate Atlit2015 ecotype Zavitan chromosome 7B, WEW_v2.0, whole genome shotgun sequence.
gtttgcaaaataatttttctaaCAAGCAATGAATTAGTGGCAATGTtattacccttaaagaagaaaTCAGATGAATTAAAACTAAAAACAATCAATATAATGAAGTACTATAAGGAAGACCAAATTTGTGGCATTAATTTTACCCTAacgaaaaataaaaatgaaataaaaactaaaACAAATTGAAAATAATAAAGTTTTCTAGAAAAAGATTGAATTAGTACATTCATATTACCCTTTGAAAAACAAGAAATGAAAACAAATAATGACAAAACTTGCACATAATTTACACAGAAAATTGTGTTTCTTATAATATACAAGAATAAACATGTAGTAGTGAAACTTTCACCAAAAAGAAGTTTCCTCGGAATGAATTAATTAATGACATTGGTACTACCATCCAAAAAAGAAAATATACAAAATTAAATCAAATAACGACAAAATTTGCACATTCTTTACACAAAACACGCGcctttataatatgcaagaataagcatataatagtgaaaGTTTCACAAAAACGGTAGATTTCTAAGACGGATTAATTAGTGTCATTGATATCACCCTTAAAATAAGAAGGAAAATGAACTAAAAACAATATCAAAATCAAAATATTATTTTTTTATTAGAAATGATGAATTAGTAACATCCGTATTACttctaaaagaagaaagaaaatgaaacaaaAACTAAAACACAATAAAAATCAAAATATCAAAGTTTTATAAGGAAGAATGAATAACTAGCATTGGCATTATCCTTCAAAAAGAAAGGAAATGAAATAAAACTaaatcaaaatcaaaataataATGTTTAATAAGGAATAATGAAtttgtggcattggtattacccttaaaaGAAAAATATGAAATAAAAATTAAACAAAATCTAAATCTAAATAATAAAGTTTAGAAGGAAAAATGAATTAGTGCCATAGATATTACCCTTacggaagaaagaaaataaaaacaaactaaaacaaaatcaaaataatgaaacTTGTCCACAACCTTGCACAAAATTTGCACCTTTTGTAATACGGAAAGAATAAGCTTATAGTAGTGCAATTTTCACGCTCCAATAtagtttacacacacacacacacacaaaagagagAAACactgaaaaacaaaaaacaataatGAAGACACAAGAACAGACACAGAAAACACATTCAGATTCGTACATTTACACAGTAGAGAAAATTCATAAAAGCATATTTAAATTCAAATCAAAACGAGCTTGTTGAATTGATCTAAGTTAGTCTCAATTAACACGTATCATTAGTTCTATCGGCGACCGCGTCACCGCTCCTGCCCGCCCGCTCTAGGTGcaagctgcatgcatgcatgccgtagaGTAGGTGTGTATAGCTTGGATAAAACAAATCGACTGACCCCATTCGTTTTttcaggctggttgtaatggggtatCATAATTAGTATCATGCATAccaactaaataactttgatgaggtggcatagaattaaatgaagtaagagagggttgagtatcatatcatgatactgtatcataataaatgctacactagtatgtgtcatgcatggcaataaataaagtcatATATAATACTACCATATAATACTATGCATTAGGAAGGTAGTATTatagactagtatcatatgcatgatactaacttatgatactacccaTTATAATCAGCCTCAGTCGACTGATGTACAACTAAAGCGTTCCTAGCTAGCTAGGGCAGGTGAAGTGTACCCATCCAATAACGGCGGGTTAAGTATGGCTACCGCAAACGATGACATCACTGTGCAGGTAGCGCGTCGTGCCTGTCCTATACTccggaagtggatcctctaacattATAAGGGATGTCACGTAAGCTACAGTAACCGTGACATCCCTTTTTTACATTCATATGGTTAAGCCTAAAATAATTATAATTAATTTGCAAATTACAAATGCACTGTATACATTTATAAAAATTATATACAAATAAAATTATGGTGCAATGAAattattttttgatttattttgtacATACTATAATAAATCCGCATAGTAGTTGCTACAGTAACCCTATTCCTTCTTTGTTTTACACACACATTTCACCGTGGCTTCATGACATCCCTTGAGAATGTCAGAAGATCCACTTCCCTATACTCCTACCTAGAACACGAGACGGCCGCCCCGCGCCATGCCAACCCAAGCGTCACTCTCACTCCATTATAAACTCCGGCGCGTGCGTGTCTCGCAGCCAGCTGTGGTAGGCGGTAGCTAGGTCGAAGACAAGATAGTCTCCCGTCTCCGTGCTCATCCATCATTTTCCATGGCGCCGCTGCACTTCCTGGTCGTCGCGTTCCCGGGCCAGGGCCACATCAACCCGGCGCGCGCTCTGGCGGAGCGCCTCGCGCGGGCCACGCCGGGCGCGCGGGTCACGCTCTCAGCCGCCATGTCGGCGCACAGGCGCATGTTCCCCTCGCTGTCGTCCCCCGACGACGAGGTCTACGACGGCGCCATCTCCTATATCCCGTACTCGGACGGCTACGACCACGGCTTCAGCCTCTTCGCCGGCGACGGGGAAGAAGCGGAGCGGTACACGGAGGTGTTCGGCCGCGTCGGCCGCGAGACCTTCTCGGCGGTACTGGACCGCCTCGCGGCGCGGGGTCGGCCCGTAACGTGCGTCGTATACGCCATGCTCATGTGGTGGGCCGCCGAGGTTGCCCGTGAGCGCGGCCTGCCCCGGGCGCTCTACTGGATCCAGCCGGCCACGATGCTGGCCGTGTACTACCACTACTTCCATGGGTACGAGAGGCTCGTCACGGAGCATGCTGCCGAGCCGGGGTTCATGGTGTCCATGCCGGGCCTTCCACCCATGGCGATCCGTGACCGTGACCTCCCAAGCTTCTTCAGCAACCTCGCCGACGGAAGGATAGTTGCGGCGTTCGGGGACATCCGCAGGACGTTCCAGCAGCTGGACCTGGACGTCGACAGTAGCAGCAGCGCTGGAGGAAGCAGACGAGCCATGGTGCTCGTGAACACCGTCGAAGAATTAGAGGCCGGTGCTCTCGCGTCCGTTCCTGGACTGGACGTGTTCCCCGTCGGCCCAGCCGTGGTGTCGCTCTTCACCGAGGGCGAGGGCGGCACGAGTGGCACCGCCGCCGCAGTAGGAGATCTCTTTGAGCACGACGAAAATGGTTACATGGAGTGGCTGGACACAAAGCCAGCACGGTCGGTGGTGTACGTGTCGTTCGGGAGCACGGCGGCGGTAAGCAAGCGACAGAAGGACGAGCTGAAGCGAGGCCTCGCCGCGAGCGGCCGGCCGTACCTGTGGGTGGTGCGGAACAACAACAGAGACGATGGCtttgacgacgccggcgacgagcggCGCATGGTGGTTGGGTGGTGCGACCAGGTGCGGGTGCTGTCGCATCCGGCCGTCGGGTGCTTCGTGACGCACTGCGGCTGGAACTCCACTCTGGAGACCGTGGCGTGCGGCGCGCCGGTGGTCGCCGTGCCACAGTGGTCCGACCAGGACACGAACGCGCGCCTGGTCCTCCAGTGGGGCATCGGCGTGCGCGCCGCGACCGACGTTGACAGGGTTCTGGACGCGGAGGAGCTCGGGAGGTGCCTGGAACTGATCATGGGTGACAGGGAGGAGGGCGCCGCCATACGGGAGTGCTCGGCGGCGTGGAAAGTGAAGTTGCGGCAAGCAATCGCGGACGGCGGCTCATCCGGTCGTAATCTGAGGACTTTCCTGGACCAATTTGCGAATGATGCTTAATTAGTTATGTTTTACAATAAGGAGAATGAAGTGGTTTTGAACTACATGGGTCCTAACTTTATTGATGGTATTGTCATGGAAGGTCAGAATGCAGGTTGGCGTTTGACAGGTTTATATGGAGAACCCTCTCGGGATAAGAGGCATTTATCTTGGCAATATATCCGTGATCTTCACAATTAGTTATCTCTTCCATggctttttttttagaaaaggaggatgaccgccggcctttgcatctgggagatgcatacgctcactttattgattattttcgaggaccttacaaagtattacaacaatgtgtctgaatccaccatcttggcaacacagGCCGCCactcctatccaaaatgatgaaggggtgctagctgggccactacccaaatcACTCACCTAAACCTAACATCAAAAGCTGGAAGCCGAAACatattcggaagccccagccgagccacataccggttctggggcacaatccggtcagaggCACTCGTGTgtcatcgccgccatcttccacaggcccgtcttcagatcatattgaggcttctaccttgtctggccactctgccatcgacgtcaccatgacgccagacagcaacctcctcctgcgcgagtccatgtcCGTGCATTCGGACgccgagcctccacagcgccatgccgccgataTTCGCCGTCATCGATGtgtgagatgaagcaccgctccaccatcccCCAGCCAGCACTTACTCCAAAACGATGCCTCCAGGAGGGAAAGCGATAACaccatcatcgtccgatccggaagacccagatctagggtttcccctggagcatcccgagcctgatgacgcagactgcaacgacgatgcctcgacaagggaacgacatctaagacgccgccatcgtccgccatgaccgtagtCGGCGCGATTTTCATCGGCAGTTGCTCCACTAGACGTGCGCCGCCGAcgtcgctggtcccttcaactggagcaaactccaaaacaatgccctaaagagggactacgacgcaaaagcgccgccatcgctcgatcccaaggagatctagggtttccctcgtAGTTGCCCGCGATGTCAAGGGCCAGACAAGGGTAGAATCCCGCGGATCTGCCCAGCTGCCGACGAGTCGCACCCACCACCGTGTCGACGACCGACCAGCGATCaatccggccgcgccgccgcgaaCCGATCCGGTTACGCTGCCGCCGTCCCTGGCGGCCGCAACGCACCAGATCGCAAGGCCTCCTGCCGCGGGGAATCGACGTCGTCGAGGCGCCGCCACCACCCGCCGTGGCGACCGGCCGGCCGCCACGCTCCAGCCCGCGCCAGCCCCACCCGAGCGAGAGGGCccgagtccccgccgccgccggtgacGGCTAGGCTTCGCCTGGCCACGCCCTTgggtggcggcgagggaggaggaggaggagtgggggaGGTTCGGTGGTGATGGGATCTGGGGCCTCCCGGTCACCCACGCGGGGGGCGGCTCGGGAGGGAGACGTACAGGAAGAAGCAGCCCTGGATGATCGTTTGTGATTTTAATGAAATCTTACTATGCAATGAAAAGGAGGGGGGCAACGATCGGCCGAGTATTATGATGCAAAATTTCAGAGAATGCTTAGATGATTGTGGCCTTGTTGATTTAGGGTATGTGGGAGATAAATTCACATGGAGAAGGGGAGATATAAGAGAACGACTTGATCGGGCTGTATGCAATGATGCATGGATGAACAAGTTCCCCTTCACAGCGGCTGTTAATGAGCAGCATGTACATTCTGACCATAGACCGCTTGTGATTGATACTGATTACTACGACGGGAAACAAATGAAGAGATCGGCTGGAGGTGTGAAGTTTGAAGCTCGCTGGCTCCAAGAAGAAACAGTAAATGAGATTGTCAAAACGGCTTGGAAGAGAGCCAAACTCGCAGGTATTGGTCCATCCCTTGCTAATCGGACTCGTGCAGTTCATGCAGATCTCCACCAGTGGGATAAGGAGATTCTGGGAGGTCCTAAAAAACGTATAAAGAAGCTAAAGAGATAGCTAGAAAAGCTTAAATGTGGCTCAATTACAGCTGAAACAAGATCAAGGCAGAAGGAAGTCCAGGTTTTAGTTGAAAACCCGTTGGACCACGAAGAAATCTTTTGGTTACAAAGGGGAAGAGCCAACTGGCTTTTGCATGGGGATTGGAACACATCTTTTTTTCATCGGGCTGCTACTGCGAGGAAAAAGCGTAATCAAATAAAGAAACTTCTTGATGATTCTGGTAATTGATAGCAAGGCACGGACGACCTAAAGAAGTTAATTACTACTACTGATTATTTTTCTAAACTTTTTATGTCGGACGTTTTAGATCCAGATCAGGGAGTTTTATCACGTGTCCGGCGCAGGGTCACTGATTCGATGAATTTAGCGTTGTTGGCCCCTTATACGGCTGAAGAAGTCTGCAAAGCACTCTTCGATATAGGTGACCTTATGCACCAGGGCCTGACGGTCTTCATGCTATTTTTTATAAGATGTTCTGGACGATGTTGGGTGATGATCTAGTAGAAGTCCTCAGAGCAGTCAATTCTTGCAGCATTTCCAAGTAATTCTTGCAGCATTTCCAATGGGTGGAATGATATGAAGATTGTTATGATTCCTAAAGTGCATTCGCCGGAGAAGGTGACACAACTTAGGCCAACCAGCTTATGAAATGTCGTTTATAAAGTTATCTCGAAGATGTTAGCAGCTCGTCTTAAATTAATTCTACCAGAGGTAATTAGCCGTACTCAGAGTGCTTTTGTTCCGGGTCGTCTGATCACTGGCAACGTATTGGTTGCTTATGAGAGCCTTCAtacaattaaaaataaaaaggaagaaaaggaaggttGGTGCACTATGAAGTTGGATATGCACAAAGCATATGATCGAGTGGAAT
It contains:
- the LOC119340279 gene encoding cyanidin 3-O-rutinoside 5-O-glucosyltransferase-like, with translation MAPLHFLVVAFPGQGHINPARALAERLARATPGARVTLSAAMSAHRRMFPSLSSPDDEVYDGAISYIPYSDGYDHGFSLFAGDGEEAERYTEVFGRVGRETFSAVLDRLAARGRPVTCVVYAMLMWWAAEVARERGLPRALYWIQPATMLAVYYHYFHGYERLVTEHAAEPGFMVSMPGLPPMAIRDRDLPSFFSNLADGRIVAAFGDIRRTFQQLDLDVDSSSSAGGSRRAMVLVNTVEELEAGALASVPGLDVFPVGPAVVSLFTEGEGGTSGTAAAVGDLFEHDENGYMEWLDTKPARSVVYVSFGSTAAVSKRQKDELKRGLAASGRPYLWVVRNNNRDDGFDDAGDERRMVVGWCDQVRVLSHPAVGCFVTHCGWNSTLETVACGAPVVAVPQWSDQDTNARLVLQWGIGVRAATDVDRVLDAEELGRCLELIMGDREEGAAIRECSAAWKVKLRQAIADGGSSGRNLRTFLDQFANDA